Proteins from one Sulfurovum sp. TSL1 genomic window:
- a CDS encoding DUF3108 domain-containing protein, whose amino-acid sequence MLRRMFILSGLFLLLGSFASAKVTQLDYRATFGIFGTVGTIENTLAQNGETYQIDTKVTLSGVAKVLMGGQTEHYVSKGHIKDGLMVSDFYQMTSKKKDKRVMKEYHIDHHKKHVTKRVRKWRKETLVEDHTETLKFYAEDDLLTLYFNLGHAVSQKPKGRTYLFKSVGLEKQNGEVQITIPDNVQVAEYQKDLGQDAKLYAKAFIHQKNFRKKKGDILLAVANDGFIHRSAIKDILFYGDAKLARIK is encoded by the coding sequence GTGCTAAGAAGAATGTTTATATTGAGCGGTCTGTTTTTACTTTTGGGAAGTTTCGCTTCGGCCAAAGTGACCCAATTGGATTATAGGGCAACCTTTGGGATCTTTGGTACGGTAGGAACCATTGAAAACACTCTTGCACAAAATGGCGAAACCTATCAGATCGATACAAAAGTAACACTGTCAGGCGTTGCGAAAGTGCTGATGGGCGGACAGACGGAACACTATGTTTCCAAAGGGCATATCAAAGATGGACTGATGGTCAGTGATTTTTATCAGATGACAAGCAAGAAAAAAGATAAAAGAGTCATGAAAGAGTATCATATCGATCATCATAAGAAGCATGTGACAAAAAGAGTGAGAAAATGGCGTAAAGAAACATTGGTAGAAGACCATACCGAAACACTCAAATTTTATGCCGAAGATGACCTGTTGACACTCTACTTTAACCTGGGCCATGCTGTGAGTCAGAAGCCAAAAGGTAGAACTTATCTGTTTAAGTCAGTGGGACTTGAAAAGCAAAATGGTGAAGTACAGATCACTATACCCGATAATGTCCAGGTAGCAGAGTATCAAAAAGATCTGGGGCAGGATGCAAAGCTCTATGCCAAGGCGTTCATTCACCAAAAAAATTTCAGAAAGAAAAAAGGTGATATCTTACTGGCTGTTGCAAATGACGGTTTTATCCATAGATCAGCAATCAAAGATATACTGTTCTACGGGGATGCAAAACTTGCAAGGATCAAATAG
- a CDS encoding mechanosensitive ion channel family protein, whose protein sequence is MPTTEVNTTEFNATQCLNVIDDLSMNLEGNIQTLLVPVYEKFPILTQTFLDIPLANLFAAISVFLLFLLFRKIFTLMIIGTLQKIAKMTDTYYDDKVISALRGPIRFAFILIGAHLFFLLIFKETAFVKNILNTLVVYTVFWAIISVMESLRSAFQHATEKFNPDLAKEMGNFILKIAKILVGAVGLGAMLQVWGINVTALVASLGLGGLAFALAAKDTASNMFGSFALLADKSIRIGEWIKVGGVEGTVEDIGMRTTKIRSFEKALITVPNQIVSNSPIENFSRRGVRRIKMQIGLTYGTSRDQMNAIVKEIRAMLHGHEKISQKETLLVNFDSFGDSSLNIFIYTFTNTSNWERYLNIREEIHLKIMHIVEENGASFAFPSRSIYMEQMPDKNML, encoded by the coding sequence ATGCCGACAACTGAAGTAAATACGACCGAATTCAATGCCACACAATGCCTCAATGTCATAGATGACCTCTCTATGAACCTTGAAGGAAACATACAGACACTGCTGGTACCTGTCTATGAAAAGTTTCCCATTTTGACCCAGACCTTTTTAGATATCCCTTTGGCAAATCTTTTTGCTGCCATATCGGTCTTTTTACTCTTTTTACTTTTTCGAAAAATTTTCACACTGATGATCATAGGTACCCTGCAAAAAATCGCCAAAATGACAGACACCTATTATGATGACAAAGTGATCTCTGCACTCAGAGGGCCTATACGGTTTGCTTTTATACTTATCGGTGCACACCTCTTCTTCTTGCTGATCTTCAAAGAGACAGCATTCGTCAAAAACATTCTCAATACACTGGTCGTCTACACCGTATTTTGGGCCATTATTTCTGTCATGGAGTCTTTGCGCAGTGCGTTTCAGCATGCCACAGAGAAATTTAATCCCGACCTCGCCAAAGAGATGGGGAATTTCATACTTAAAATAGCCAAAATCCTCGTAGGTGCTGTAGGTTTGGGTGCCATGCTTCAAGTCTGGGGGATCAACGTGACCGCGCTCGTTGCTTCTTTGGGGCTTGGAGGTCTTGCCTTCGCACTTGCAGCGAAAGATACCGCCTCCAATATGTTTGGCTCTTTTGCCCTGCTGGCAGATAAATCTATACGTATCGGTGAATGGATCAAAGTAGGCGGTGTCGAAGGTACAGTGGAAGATATAGGAATGCGTACGACTAAAATACGATCATTTGAAAAAGCGCTCATCACGGTTCCTAACCAGATCGTCTCTAATTCTCCTATAGAGAACTTCTCCCGCAGAGGTGTCCGTCGGATCAAAATGCAGATAGGTCTTACCTATGGTACCAGCAGAGATCAGATGAATGCCATAGTAAAAGAGATCCGAGCCATGCTGCATGGCCATGAGAAGATCTCTCAAAAAGAGACTTTACTGGTCAATTTTGACTCTTTTGGAGACTCTTCACTCAATATTTTCATCTATACGTTTACCAACACTTCCAACTGGGAACGCTACTTGAATATACGGGAAGAGATCCATCTGAAGATCATGCACATTGTTGAGGAGAACGGGGCGAGTTTTGCCTTTCCTTCACGGTCGATCTATATGGAACAGATGCCTGATAAAAATATGTTATAA
- the der gene encoding ribosome biogenesis GTPase Der: MQELKKVAILGRPNVGKSSLFNRLARQRDAITADISGTTRDIKKRIVTISENRDFEVIDTGGIDYSSELFSKVADFSMKAAQMADIIIYMVDGKTLPSEEDRELFYKLQALDKPLALVVNKIDNDKEEERYWEFLEFGAEATFPMSVSHNRYFNDFYAWLEALIPPREEEPTGLELTEDTEVDPFDEIVRDINSVEEEIDNEIKVAILGRVNTGKSSLLNALLGQERSVVSDVAGTTIDPIDEMIEHNDYKITFVDTAGIRRRSKIVGIEKYALSRTEEMLEKANLVLLVLDATVGVTELDERVAGLIEKYKLACLIVVNKWDIHEEKTYEEMVEEIRDELKFLHYAPLITISAKTGLRVNKILDKVTEIYQRYTRRIPTSELNDTIREAIRRHHVPTHNGAVVNIKFATQYETKPPKIALISNRPEFIHFSYKRYLANFLRSKYDFEGVPLDIVARKRGERFDDDE; encoded by the coding sequence ATGCAAGAACTTAAAAAAGTAGCGATACTAGGACGACCAAATGTAGGAAAGAGTTCTCTCTTCAACCGTTTGGCAAGACAAAGAGATGCCATCACCGCTGATATCTCCGGGACCACGAGAGATATCAAAAAACGTATCGTGACGATTTCAGAGAACCGTGACTTTGAAGTGATCGATACAGGGGGGATAGACTACTCTTCCGAGCTTTTCTCCAAAGTAGCCGATTTTTCAATGAAAGCTGCCCAAATGGCAGATATCATCATCTATATGGTAGATGGTAAAACACTGCCATCTGAAGAGGACAGGGAACTCTTTTATAAACTTCAGGCACTGGACAAGCCGCTTGCGCTTGTGGTCAACAAGATCGACAATGACAAAGAAGAAGAGCGTTACTGGGAATTTTTGGAGTTTGGTGCAGAGGCAACGTTTCCTATGTCCGTCAGTCATAACCGTTATTTTAATGACTTCTATGCATGGCTTGAAGCACTCATACCTCCTCGGGAAGAAGAACCTACGGGACTTGAACTGACCGAAGATACGGAAGTAGACCCTTTTGATGAGATAGTCCGCGATATCAATAGCGTCGAAGAAGAGATAGACAACGAGATCAAGGTGGCCATCCTCGGTCGCGTCAACACAGGGAAAAGCTCCCTCCTGAATGCACTGTTGGGTCAAGAACGTTCTGTCGTTTCAGATGTTGCAGGAACCACAATCGACCCTATTGATGAGATGATAGAGCATAATGACTACAAAATTACTTTTGTCGATACTGCGGGAATCAGAAGAAGAAGTAAAATCGTGGGTATTGAAAAGTATGCACTTTCACGTACAGAAGAAATGCTGGAAAAAGCAAACCTTGTGCTTCTTGTGCTTGATGCTACCGTAGGTGTGACAGAGCTTGATGAAAGGGTGGCCGGACTGATAGAAAAATACAAACTGGCTTGCCTGATCGTCGTGAACAAATGGGATATCCATGAAGAGAAAACCTATGAAGAAATGGTTGAAGAGATACGTGATGAGCTGAAGTTCCTCCACTATGCGCCGCTGATCACCATTTCGGCAAAAACAGGATTGCGCGTCAACAAAATACTCGACAAAGTGACAGAGATCTATCAACGATATACCCGACGTATCCCTACTTCCGAACTGAACGATACGATACGTGAAGCCATAAGAAGACACCATGTACCCACACACAACGGTGCAGTAGTAAACATCAAGTTTGCAACACAGTATGAGACCAAACCGCCAAAAATTGCCCTCATCAGCAATAGACCTGAATTTATACACTTCTCCTATAAACGTTATCTGGCGAATTTCCTTCGAAGCAAATATGACTTTGAAGGGGTACCTTTAGACATCGTTGCCCGTAAACGCGGCGAGCGCTTCGATGACGATGAATAG
- the trpS gene encoding tryptophan--tRNA ligase, translating into MRVLTGIQASGKLHLGNYFGAMKPMVELQEEHELFTFIANYHSLTTSKDAATLRQHTIDAAVDYLSIGIDPEKTTFWVQSDMPEVLELYWILSKFTPMGLLERAHSYKDKIAKGIAANHALFSYPVLMAADILMLDTQKVPVGKDQIQHVEMTRDIAIKFNNEYGEIFTLPEHLVQEDVATIPGIDGQKMSKSYGNAIDLFMDEKPLQKRCNKIISSSTPLGEPLEYEGDNIYALASLFLNEEQKLELQARYKSGKEGYGHFKKYLKELIWEELGEAREKREYYLNHMDEVNDILAAGAKKARAIANTKMSKVREAVGLL; encoded by the coding sequence ATGCGTGTACTTACAGGAATACAAGCTTCAGGAAAACTGCATTTAGGGAATTATTTTGGCGCCATGAAGCCCATGGTCGAGCTTCAAGAAGAGCATGAACTTTTTACTTTTATCGCCAACTACCACTCACTGACCACTTCAAAAGATGCAGCCACACTGAGACAACACACTATCGATGCTGCTGTTGACTACCTTTCCATTGGGATCGACCCTGAGAAGACAACATTCTGGGTACAGAGTGACATGCCTGAAGTCCTTGAACTTTACTGGATACTCTCTAAATTCACCCCTATGGGACTACTGGAGCGTGCGCATTCCTACAAAGATAAAATCGCCAAAGGTATCGCTGCCAACCATGCACTCTTCTCCTATCCTGTACTGATGGCCGCAGACATCCTGATGTTGGATACCCAAAAGGTGCCTGTGGGAAAAGACCAGATCCAACATGTTGAAATGACAAGAGACATCGCGATCAAATTCAACAATGAGTATGGAGAGATCTTTACACTTCCAGAACACCTTGTACAAGAAGATGTAGCTACGATCCCTGGCATTGACGGACAAAAGATGAGTAAGAGTTATGGCAACGCCATTGACCTTTTTATGGATGAAAAACCGCTGCAAAAAAGATGTAACAAGATCATCTCATCCTCCACTCCATTAGGGGAACCGTTGGAGTATGAGGGGGACAATATCTATGCACTGGCCTCACTCTTTTTAAACGAGGAGCAGAAACTTGAACTGCAGGCACGTTATAAAAGCGGTAAAGAGGGGTATGGTCACTTCAAAAAATATCTCAAAGAGTTGATCTGGGAAGAGTTGGGTGAAGCGAGAGAAAAACGGGAGTATTACCTCAACCATATGGATGAAGTCAATGACATTTTAGCAGCAGGCGCCAAGAAAGCCAGAGCGATCGCAAATACCAAAATGTCTAAAGTGAGAGAAGCGGTAGGGCTACTGTAA
- the murI gene encoding glutamate racemase, whose amino-acid sequence MKIGVFDSGLGGLTVVRAMTQVIKGAQIFYVADTKNAPYGEKTPEQILQYSLNITNYLINTHQIDALILACNTATSSAIHHLREMYPSLIIIGTEPGIKPAIEQTKTGKIGVLATPATLQGDKYKTLTQTLASQKSVSIFEQACPGLVEQIEKGELESEVTKGLLEKWLAPMRENNVDTIVLGCTHYPLVGQSIEKIMDCNVSLIHTGEAISRHLLTLGTQKGHLNEGELQVHIHTTGEIQIEVVKSIIESYVHILPIEVDNH is encoded by the coding sequence ATGAAAATAGGTGTTTTTGACTCCGGTTTGGGTGGTTTGACCGTTGTTCGGGCTATGACCCAAGTGATCAAAGGTGCACAGATCTTCTATGTGGCAGACACCAAAAATGCGCCTTATGGCGAAAAAACCCCTGAACAAATCCTGCAATACTCACTGAATATCACCAATTATCTGATCAATACCCATCAGATAGATGCATTGATATTGGCATGTAATACCGCGACTTCTTCCGCGATCCATCATTTGAGAGAAATGTACCCTTCGCTGATCATCATAGGTACAGAACCCGGGATCAAACCGGCTATCGAACAGACGAAAACAGGAAAAATAGGAGTTTTGGCAACACCAGCCACACTTCAGGGAGATAAGTATAAGACCTTGACACAAACACTTGCTTCACAAAAAAGTGTTTCCATTTTTGAACAGGCGTGCCCCGGTTTGGTTGAACAGATAGAAAAAGGTGAACTGGAGAGTGAGGTGACAAAAGGGTTACTTGAAAAATGGCTTGCACCGATGCGTGAGAATAATGTAGACACGATCGTACTGGGATGTACACACTACCCGCTTGTAGGTCAAAGTATCGAAAAGATCATGGATTGTAATGTGAGTCTGATCCATACCGGCGAAGCGATATCCAGACATTTACTTACACTGGGCACCCAAAAAGGACATCTCAATGAGGGAGAACTGCAGGTGCACATTCATACGACAGGTGAAATTCAAATAGAAGTGGTAAAGAGTATCATAGAGAGCTATGTACATATACTGCCCATAGAAGTGGATAATCACTGA
- the rho gene encoding transcription termination factor Rho, which produces MSDNKKSSNGNAASRKNRTHVPVEGYKIENLQQLPLTELVTIAKEVKVENPNEFQRKDLIFEILKSQVNQGGFILYTGILEVMNDGFGFLRSIDGNFANSSNDTYVSGTQIKRFALRNGDIVTGQVRSPKDQEKYYALLKIEAINYLAPEKSKQRPLFENLTPLYASEQLKLEYNPMKMTGRVLDLFTPIGKGQRALVVAPPRTGKTELLKELAHGVTHNNPDASLMVLLVDERPEEVTDMQRSVKGEVYASTFDLPAQNHVRTAEMVIEKAKRRVEMGKDVIILLDSITRLARAYNTVTPSSGKVLSGGVDANALHKPKRFFGAARNIEEGGSLTIIATALIDTGSRMDEVIFEEFKGTGNSEVVLSRHVSERRIYPAIDVTKSGTRKEELMMDPETLQKVWALRNAMQNMEEVEGLKFLFSKMMKTKTNEEFLSMMNEGA; this is translated from the coding sequence ATGAGCGATAATAAAAAATCTTCTAACGGCAATGCTGCTAGTAGGAAAAACAGAACACATGTACCGGTAGAGGGCTACAAAATAGAAAATCTTCAACAACTTCCACTGACAGAACTTGTAACCATAGCAAAAGAGGTCAAAGTTGAAAACCCCAATGAATTTCAAAGAAAAGATCTTATTTTCGAAATCCTTAAATCACAAGTGAACCAGGGAGGATTTATCCTCTATACGGGTATTCTTGAAGTAATGAACGATGGTTTTGGGTTTTTACGTTCTATTGATGGAAACTTTGCCAATTCGAGCAATGATACGTATGTAAGCGGTACGCAGATCAAACGATTTGCTTTGAGAAACGGTGACATAGTGACAGGTCAGGTACGTTCGCCTAAAGACCAGGAGAAGTATTATGCATTGCTTAAAATTGAAGCGATCAACTACTTGGCTCCGGAGAAGTCAAAACAGAGACCTCTTTTTGAAAACCTTACACCACTGTATGCAAGTGAACAACTCAAACTTGAGTATAACCCAATGAAAATGACAGGACGTGTACTGGATCTTTTTACCCCTATAGGAAAAGGACAAAGAGCACTGGTCGTTGCACCGCCACGAACAGGTAAAACAGAACTTTTAAAAGAACTGGCTCATGGTGTGACACACAATAATCCCGATGCTTCGCTGATGGTACTTCTTGTAGATGAAAGACCTGAAGAGGTCACAGATATGCAACGTTCAGTGAAAGGTGAAGTGTATGCTTCCACATTCGACCTTCCTGCACAAAATCATGTAAGAACAGCCGAAATGGTGATAGAAAAAGCCAAAAGACGTGTAGAGATGGGTAAAGATGTCATTATTTTGCTTGACTCTATCACAAGACTTGCTCGTGCCTACAACACAGTCACACCAAGTTCGGGTAAAGTACTTTCCGGTGGTGTGGATGCCAATGCACTGCATAAACCTAAACGTTTCTTCGGTGCAGCCAGAAACATAGAAGAGGGTGGTTCTTTGACCATCATTGCGACAGCACTGATCGATACTGGAAGCCGTATGGATGAAGTGATCTTTGAAGAGTTCAAAGGTACAGGTAACTCCGAAGTAGTGCTCAGTCGTCACGTCTCTGAAAGACGTATCTATCCTGCGATCGATGTGACGAAGTCTGGAACAAGAAAAGAAGAATTGATGATGGATCCTGAAACCCTTCAAAAAGTATGGGCATTGAGAAATGCAATGCAAAACATGGAAGAGGTAGAAGGACTGAAGTTCCTCTTCTCTAAAATGATGAAAACCAAAACCAATGAAGAGTTCCTTTCTATGATGAACGAAGGTGCGTAG
- a CDS encoding heavy metal translocating P-type ATPase, which translates to MADIACTHCNLTFPEEVMIAEQQNETQLFFCCKGCQGVYHLLNTEGLDTFYDKLGDTKLQPAIQSNEDLEKFDLEGFKNKYITVHEDGLYEINLIIEGIHCSACVWLNEKVLHKTDGVIETSINYTNNKAKIIWDPEVIQLSKIIATIRSIGYNAYPYDPKLQEERATRTRKTYYTRILVAVFGAMNIMWLAVAHYAGYFGGIQQSFKDILNVAEFVLATPVLFYSGWIFFRGAYYGYKNNIVNMDTLVASGALSAYIYSIYAMVAQSGEVYFDSVVMIITFVLVGKYLEVLSKKHAVDTLDTLMGSTPTEVTTLKDGVKSLVSIENILVGDIIELKPGEKVVIDGEVTWGQGSFDQSSLTGENEPIYKKKHDTILSGSVCLDSVIHYSATKDASNSMLSSIVNLLEDSITKKPRIEQLANTVSGYFSTVILIIALLTFAGWYFWTESFEQALIVGISVIVIACPCALGLATPMATLVGISVAAKRGILFKEASFLETMAKSDILALDKTGTITEGKPSVVKADYLEAFDPSLLYALVSTSNHPISKGIKAYLEERDEKLEPLMLEEITTVEAKGIKAGYKNQSLLGGNAELMKASKLDVDASSDNALFFFTIDDRLVARFELTDTIREGAAKAIKHIQDLGIKVVMLTGDHEQSAQKVAKQVGIEEIYAQLLPQDKAALIDRFHQEGHVVVMAGDGINDTIALASSDISIAMGNGADVAISVSDIVLLDEKPESLYESYKLSRRTFGAVKENLGFSLLYNVVAVPLAVMGFVNPLVAALSMSLSSLVVVGNSMRIKRLKFKEKK; encoded by the coding sequence TTGGCAGACATAGCATGTACCCACTGTAATCTCACTTTTCCTGAAGAGGTGATGATCGCTGAACAGCAGAATGAGACACAACTTTTTTTCTGCTGTAAAGGTTGCCAGGGTGTCTACCATCTCCTAAATACCGAAGGTCTGGATACCTTTTATGACAAATTGGGCGATACCAAACTTCAACCTGCCATACAAAGCAATGAAGATCTCGAAAAGTTTGACTTGGAAGGGTTTAAAAACAAATACATCACTGTCCATGAAGATGGACTGTATGAGATCAATCTGATCATCGAAGGTATACACTGTTCTGCGTGTGTATGGCTCAACGAAAAGGTACTGCATAAAACCGATGGGGTCATAGAAACAAGCATCAACTATACCAACAACAAAGCCAAGATCATCTGGGATCCCGAGGTCATACAACTCTCCAAGATCATAGCAACCATCCGTTCCATCGGTTATAATGCCTACCCTTATGATCCGAAGCTTCAAGAAGAACGTGCCACCCGTACACGAAAAACCTATTATACCCGTATTTTAGTAGCCGTGTTTGGAGCTATGAACATCATGTGGCTGGCTGTTGCACACTATGCCGGATACTTTGGAGGCATCCAACAATCGTTTAAAGATATCCTCAATGTGGCTGAATTCGTATTGGCCACACCGGTACTCTTTTACTCCGGATGGATCTTTTTCAGGGGTGCCTATTATGGCTATAAGAACAATATCGTTAACATGGATACCCTGGTGGCTTCAGGTGCACTCTCGGCCTACATCTACTCCATCTATGCCATGGTCGCGCAAAGCGGGGAGGTCTACTTTGACTCCGTGGTGATGATCATCACCTTCGTACTGGTAGGAAAATACCTTGAAGTGCTGAGTAAAAAGCATGCCGTCGATACCTTGGACACACTGATGGGAAGCACACCCACCGAAGTGACCACATTGAAAGACGGGGTAAAGTCCTTAGTGAGCATTGAGAATATCCTCGTGGGGGACATCATCGAACTGAAACCCGGTGAAAAGGTCGTCATAGACGGTGAAGTCACCTGGGGACAAGGCTCTTTTGATCAGAGTTCGCTGACAGGAGAAAATGAACCGATCTATAAAAAGAAACATGACACTATTTTAAGCGGTTCTGTGTGTTTAGACTCTGTTATACACTATAGTGCGACCAAAGATGCATCAAACTCTATGTTGAGCTCCATCGTCAATCTTCTTGAAGACTCCATCACTAAGAAACCCCGTATAGAGCAATTGGCAAACACGGTTTCAGGATACTTTTCAACCGTCATCCTTATCATTGCCCTGCTGACCTTTGCAGGGTGGTACTTTTGGACAGAGAGCTTTGAACAGGCACTTATCGTCGGTATCTCTGTGATCGTGATCGCCTGTCCCTGTGCGTTGGGTCTGGCGACCCCTATGGCAACCCTGGTGGGTATCAGTGTGGCAGCAAAACGGGGTATCCTTTTTAAAGAAGCCTCTTTTCTGGAAACGATGGCGAAAAGTGACATCCTTGCCCTGGACAAAACCGGTACGATCACCGAAGGTAAACCCTCTGTCGTAAAAGCAGACTATCTTGAAGCCTTTGATCCCTCTTTACTCTATGCACTTGTCTCTACATCCAACCATCCCATCTCTAAAGGGATCAAAGCCTATCTAGAAGAGAGAGACGAAAAACTGGAACCACTCATGCTTGAAGAGATCACAACGGTTGAAGCCAAAGGGATCAAAGCCGGTTATAAAAACCAGTCACTGCTTGGAGGCAATGCCGAACTGATGAAAGCTTCAAAACTCGATGTGGATGCCAGTTCAGACAATGCCCTCTTCTTCTTTACGATAGACGATAGACTGGTCGCACGATTTGAGCTGACCGATACCATCAGGGAGGGTGCTGCAAAAGCCATCAAGCATATTCAAGACCTAGGGATCAAGGTGGTCATGCTGACAGGGGACCATGAACAAAGTGCCCAAAAAGTGGCAAAACAGGTAGGAATAGAAGAGATCTATGCTCAACTGCTTCCTCAGGATAAAGCTGCATTGATCGATAGGTTCCATCAAGAGGGGCATGTGGTTGTAATGGCCGGAGACGGTATCAATGATACGATAGCCCTTGCTTCTTCAGATATCTCCATCGCGATGGGAAATGGTGCAGATGTGGCCATCTCTGTCAGTGACATCGTGCTTTTAGATGAAAAACCTGAAAGTCTATACGAATCCTATAAACTCTCACGGAGAACCTTCGGAGCAGTCAAGGAAAATCTCGGCTTCTCCTTGTTGTATAATGTCGTTGCGGTTCCTCTGGCAGTCATGGGGTTTGTCAATCCACTGGTGGCAGCACTTTCTATGAGCTTGAGCTCGCTGGTTGTGGTCGGTAACTCTATGCGTATCAAACGTTTAAAATTCAAGGAAAAGAAATGA
- the ccoS gene encoding cbb3-type cytochrome oxidase assembly protein CcoS: MSENIVILMIGVSTVLGAIGLIALIWAVRTGQFDDHSKFIDAVRHDNEEDLKDAVLMQEKKKAYKEKIKQEKREKEKNYRPAD; encoded by the coding sequence ATGTCAGAAAATATAGTCATTTTAATGATAGGTGTCTCTACAGTTTTAGGTGCCATAGGCTTAATCGCTTTGATCTGGGCTGTAAGAACAGGACAATTTGACGACCATAGCAAATTCATTGATGCGGTCCGTCATGACAATGAAGAGGACCTAAAAGATGCCGTGTTGATGCAAGAGAAGAAAAAAGCCTATAAAGAAAAGATTAAACAAGAGAAACGGGAAAAAGAAAAGAACTATCGACCGGCAGATTAG
- a CDS encoding YfaZ family outer membrane protein produces the protein MYVKKLCVTSLLTLGLLHAQSNIGLNINNEDLEVSASIDLNTLTYYSDSTSYTLDASYLHTDGDNLMTLGVSAESTFQGVDGLALGLGLKSVFADDFIAIPFCAKAKYTLPLNYSIPTTSFTTSVAYAPSILTLSDGESYTEFRIEADMEVITNVHLFTGYRNIDTEYDTYDQTFNNSFYGGMKLSF, from the coding sequence ATGTACGTAAAAAAACTCTGTGTCACTTCACTTTTAACCCTTGGACTACTTCATGCCCAAAGCAATATAGGGCTCAATATCAATAACGAAGATCTGGAAGTAAGTGCTTCTATCGATCTTAATACTTTGACCTACTACTCAGACAGTACTTCCTATACACTGGATGCTTCTTACCTTCATACCGATGGTGACAACCTCATGACTCTGGGTGTCAGTGCGGAGAGTACTTTCCAGGGTGTCGATGGACTTGCACTCGGATTAGGACTGAAATCCGTGTTTGCCGATGATTTTATCGCTATTCCATTCTGTGCCAAAGCAAAATATACCCTTCCACTCAACTACAGTATCCCTACGACTTCATTCACAACAAGTGTGGCTTATGCCCCTTCTATTCTCACATTGAGTGATGGCGAAAGCTATACGGAATTTAGAATAGAAGCCGATATGGAAGTCATCACGAATGTACATCTGTTTACCGGCTATCGTAATATAGATACGGAGTATGATACCTATGATCAAACGTTTAATAACAGCTTTTATGGTGGAATGAAACTTAGTTTTTAG